Proteins encoded within one genomic window of Guyparkeria hydrothermalis:
- a CDS encoding MFS transporter, protein MTFSPSMRFALFGAGLTAIAYGLARFAFGLFVPPIKADLGLSPEVIGVIGALPLVSFVLASFVAPFLAVRMGSRYTAMLSGTIAASGLLVIGQAPDAVSLGVGVFACGIATGLMMPALSGAMQAVVERSMHGRVSAIMNAGTSIGVAVSVPAVLFLADAWRFAYGIFALLAVVGIVATWRVIPSVSRVTPSDAAPPPPISRLQWWRLGRLSVFSFLMGFVANAYWVFAPDLVVTLGELPPNATGWLWLAVGVAGLGGAVVADLADRNNPPITQALMLMMLATSLALLAASPDNLFLATFSALVFGLAYMSLTGLYLMTGIRLLPGHLSLGPVLPFVAVALGQAAGSPVVGVLVEAVGYADAFAIFAAIGVVVAILSPLYPRTIGEEPEEEPDYETGLQGAYDHQLRDAEGNPLDPVTAGVSKS, encoded by the coding sequence ATGACGTTTTCTCCGAGCATGAGGTTCGCGCTGTTCGGTGCCGGGCTGACCGCGATCGCCTACGGGCTGGCGCGCTTCGCCTTCGGCCTGTTCGTGCCACCGATCAAGGCGGATTTGGGACTCTCGCCGGAGGTGATCGGTGTGATCGGCGCGCTACCGCTGGTCAGTTTCGTGCTGGCCTCGTTTGTCGCGCCTTTTCTGGCTGTCCGGATGGGGTCCCGCTACACGGCGATGCTCTCCGGGACGATTGCTGCCAGCGGCCTGCTGGTGATCGGCCAGGCGCCTGACGCGGTGTCGCTTGGCGTGGGGGTGTTCGCCTGCGGTATCGCCACCGGTCTGATGATGCCGGCGCTGTCGGGTGCCATGCAGGCGGTGGTGGAGCGCTCGATGCACGGTCGGGTGAGCGCGATCATGAATGCGGGCACCAGCATTGGCGTGGCCGTCTCCGTGCCGGCGGTGCTGTTCCTGGCCGACGCCTGGCGGTTTGCCTACGGCATCTTTGCGCTGCTGGCCGTCGTCGGCATCGTCGCCACCTGGCGTGTCATTCCCTCGGTATCGCGGGTCACGCCGTCGGACGCCGCCCCACCGCCGCCGATCAGCCGCCTGCAGTGGTGGCGCCTTGGGCGGCTGTCGGTGTTCTCCTTCCTGATGGGGTTCGTCGCCAACGCCTACTGGGTCTTCGCGCCGGACCTGGTGGTCACCCTGGGCGAGCTGCCGCCCAACGCCACCGGCTGGCTGTGGCTGGCGGTGGGCGTCGCCGGTCTCGGCGGGGCGGTGGTCGCCGACTTGGCCGATCGCAACAACCCGCCCATCACCCAGGCCCTGATGCTCATGATGCTCGCGACCAGCCTGGCATTGCTTGCCGCCAGCCCTGATAACTTGTTCCTGGCGACGTTCTCCGCGCTGGTCTTCGGGCTGGCCTACATGAGCCTGACGGGGCTCTACCTGATGACCGGCATCCGCCTGTTGCCGGGGCACCTGTCGCTGGGGCCGGTGCTGCCGTTCGTGGCGGTCGCGCTCGGGCAGGCAGCCGGTTCGCCCGTGGTCGGCGTGCTGGTCGAGGCGGTCGGTTACGCCGACGCGTTTGCCATATTCGCCGCGATCGGCGTGGTGGTCGCGATCCTGTCGCCGCTGTACCCGCGCACCATCGGCGAGGAGCCCGAGGAAGAGCCTGACTATGAAACCGGTCTCCAGGGTGCTTATGACCACCAGCTCCGCGACGCGGAGGGAAATCCGCTGGACCCCGTCACGGCCGGAGTCAGCAAGTCCTAG
- a CDS encoding HTH domain-containing protein: MPKELTWRKAIEKVLKDTGGAMHYKDIADEIVSRGLRTNVGATPPATVSANLTSSISKDGENSPFQKVGRGEFMLREKDGSSDKPVPVKGQFDDENGSESQYDIISSFGMYWRRDYVDWGARPRILGMQQIGAEAVNFCDQVGIYLLYDGREIIYVGRSTDRPLGKRLYEHTADRLSTRWDRFSWFGLLPVSDKGDLCGLPDSYVAKKIVPAMEAVLIEALEPRQNRKRGDDLSAVEYLQKEDPEIDRKRKKALLESALSKV; this comes from the coding sequence GTGCCGAAAGAATTGACTTGGCGGAAGGCCATAGAAAAAGTGCTGAAAGACACTGGCGGCGCAATGCACTACAAAGATATCGCTGACGAAATTGTTAGCCGAGGCCTGAGGACCAATGTCGGGGCTACGCCGCCGGCGACAGTGAGTGCAAATTTAACCTCTTCAATCAGCAAGGACGGCGAGAACTCCCCCTTCCAAAAGGTTGGCCGGGGAGAGTTTATGCTTCGTGAGAAGGATGGCTCCAGTGACAAGCCGGTGCCAGTGAAAGGGCAGTTTGATGATGAGAACGGTTCTGAAAGCCAATACGACATAATTTCGTCCTTCGGAATGTACTGGCGGCGGGACTACGTTGATTGGGGCGCACGTCCAAGAATTCTAGGGATGCAGCAGATTGGAGCAGAGGCGGTAAATTTTTGCGATCAGGTCGGCATTTATCTCCTTTACGACGGCAGAGAAATTATTTACGTCGGGAGGTCAACCGATAGACCTTTGGGCAAACGCCTGTATGAGCACACTGCCGATCGTCTGTCCACAAGGTGGGACAGGTTTTCTTGGTTTGGATTGCTCCCTGTCTCTGACAAAGGGGATCTTTGCGGTCTTCCGGACAGCTATGTCGCGAAAAAGATCGTGCCTGCTATGGAAGCGGTGCTTATTGAAGCATTAGAACCGCGCCAAAACAGAAAACGTGGCGATGACTTGTCCGCAGTTGAGTATCTCCAAAAAGAAGACCCGGAGATTGACCGGAAGAGAAAGAAGGCACTTTTGGAATCCGCACTTTCAAAAGTGTAG
- a CDS encoding Sbal_3080 family lipoprotein gives MLIIFCATHDKQGGRMSPVVKAAAAAGMTLGLMGCSITQSVQPVTDANIERVCVETNPAVLMDGFEPTMCELIEAHGLTTEVYSGERPADCSHFLEYTANWRWDMAMYLSYADIQVYDREGLEGRATYDARNGGGRMDKFGPTRSKIEPLIDELFGGADASGQN, from the coding sequence ATGCTGATCATTTTTTGTGCGACCCATGACAAGCAAGGAGGGCGTATGTCGCCAGTAGTGAAAGCGGCCGCGGCTGCAGGGATGACGTTGGGACTGATGGGCTGCTCCATCACGCAGTCCGTCCAGCCGGTAACGGACGCGAATATCGAGCGCGTCTGCGTAGAAACCAACCCCGCCGTGCTCATGGACGGGTTCGAGCCGACCATGTGCGAACTGATCGAGGCGCACGGCCTGACCACCGAGGTCTATTCCGGAGAACGCCCGGCGGACTGCTCGCACTTCCTCGAATACACCGCCAACTGGCGCTGGGATATGGCGATGTACCTCTCCTATGCCGATATCCAGGTCTACGACCGCGAGGGTCTTGAAGGTCGAGCCACGTACGACGCCCGCAACGGCGGCGGCCGGATGGACAAGTTCGGTCCGACACGCAGCAAGATCGAGCCATTGATTGACGAGTTGTTTGGTGGTGCAGATGCCAGTGGTCAGAATTGA
- a CDS encoding NAD-dependent succinate-semialdehyde dehydrogenase: MTQTVINPTNGQKLHEFPVMDPAQRDTVLERSEAAYRDWRKTSFEERADLLRRVAKVMRDDRERLALLMTDEMGKPIREARGEVDKAAWCAEHYARHAEKYLEPEMISSDATVSYVQYLPIGTVLGILPWNAPFWLAFRFAAPALMAGNTCVMKHDAHVPACAAGIAESFEKAGFPQGVFQNLPLETEDIQGAIETECVRAVSFTGSDRAGSIVAATAARQIKPAVLELGGSDPVIVLADADLEAAADTVVLSRIINAGQSCIAAKRIIIEESVYEQFLDMMKVRLERLTMGDPREEATDVGPIARDELREGLHRQVQASVEAGARCLLGGEMPEGDGFFYPVTLLADVDDSMVAFCEETFGPIAVAISARDADEALEKANSTKYGLGAAIWTSGVPKAIHMARDVEAGQVSINGIVKTDPRLPSGGIKRSGYGRELGPHGIKMFVNAQQVWVGPKQD; this comes from the coding sequence ATGACCCAGACCGTCATCAACCCGACCAACGGCCAGAAACTGCATGAATTTCCGGTCATGGATCCGGCCCAGCGCGATACGGTGCTCGAGCGTAGTGAGGCGGCCTATCGCGACTGGCGCAAGACCAGCTTCGAGGAGCGCGCCGATCTGCTGAGGCGCGTGGCCAAGGTGATGCGCGACGACCGCGAGCGCCTGGCCCTGCTGATGACCGACGAGATGGGCAAGCCGATCCGCGAGGCGCGCGGCGAGGTGGACAAGGCGGCCTGGTGCGCCGAGCACTACGCCCGGCACGCCGAGAAGTATCTCGAGCCGGAAATGATCAGCTCGGATGCCACGGTCAGCTACGTGCAGTACCTTCCGATCGGCACGGTGCTGGGCATCCTGCCGTGGAACGCGCCGTTCTGGCTGGCCTTTCGTTTTGCCGCCCCGGCGCTGATGGCCGGCAACACCTGCGTGATGAAGCACGATGCCCACGTGCCGGCCTGCGCGGCGGGCATCGCGGAATCCTTCGAGAAGGCCGGTTTCCCGCAGGGCGTGTTCCAGAACCTGCCGCTGGAAACCGAGGACATCCAGGGCGCGATCGAGACCGAGTGCGTGCGTGCCGTCTCGTTCACCGGCTCGGACCGTGCCGGTTCGATTGTCGCGGCCACCGCGGCCCGCCAGATCAAGCCGGCAGTGCTCGAACTGGGCGGCTCGGACCCGGTGATCGTGCTGGCGGATGCCGATCTCGAGGCCGCCGCCGACACGGTGGTGCTCTCGCGGATCATCAATGCCGGCCAATCGTGCATCGCGGCCAAGCGCATCATCATCGAGGAGTCCGTCTACGAGCAGTTCCTCGACATGATGAAGGTCCGCCTCGAGCGGCTGACCATGGGCGACCCGCGCGAGGAGGCCACCGATGTCGGGCCGATCGCTCGAGACGAATTGCGCGAGGGGCTGCATCGGCAGGTGCAGGCCTCGGTCGAGGCGGGCGCCCGCTGCCTGCTCGGCGGCGAGATGCCCGAGGGCGACGGCTTCTTCTACCCGGTCACCCTGCTGGCCGACGTGGACGACTCCATGGTCGCCTTCTGCGAGGAAACCTTCGGCCCGATCGCCGTCGCCATCTCCGCGCGTGACGCCGACGAAGCACTCGAGAAGGCCAACAGCACCAAGTACGGGCTGGGTGCGGCCATCTGGACCAGCGGCGTGCCCAAGGCCATCCACATGGCCCGTGATGTCGAGGCCGGCCAGGTCTCCATCAACGGCATCGTCAAGACCGACCCGCGCCTGCCCAGCGGTGGCATCAAGCGCTCGGGATACGGCCGCGAGCTCGGTCCGCACGGCATCAAGATGTTCGTCAACGCCCAGCAGGTCTGGGTGGGGCCGAAACAGGACTGA
- the doeA gene encoding ectoine hydrolase, producing MRQRDDMTFPMEEYERRLGELRMRMAERLLDAVIITDPENLMYLTDYQTTGYSFFQALVVPLDDEPFMITRTMEESNVHARTWVEITRPYPDTGDAIQMLVSSLKEFGLANKYIGYERNSYFFPAYQQDALHTTLTGAKLLDCFGIVECGRRTKSKHEFEIMRRAAIATEAGMKAGLEACKAGVTENEIGAEISAGMFRAGGEPPAVMPYVTSGPRTMIGHATWEGRVVKPGEHVFLEVAGCYRRYHTAMMRTAVLGEPTELMWKAQERMKEALERVKALIRPGVTVSDADNLVRSIMTVDDAHGKLITRSGYSIGIAFPPSWDEGYILSLMHGDKTILREGMTFHIIPWAWGVDGDKTCGISDTIYITKDGCESFFDMPQDFTVKREEAKREIPDEPKIELLNADAGSKKAKPESDSKTKPEQKHSKETRAS from the coding sequence ATGCGCCAACGTGACGACATGACATTCCCGATGGAGGAATACGAGCGCCGGCTCGGCGAGCTGCGCATGCGCATGGCCGAACGGCTGCTCGACGCGGTGATCATCACCGACCCCGAGAACCTGATGTACCTCACCGACTACCAGACGACGGGGTACTCGTTCTTCCAGGCACTGGTGGTGCCGCTCGACGACGAGCCATTCATGATCACCCGCACCATGGAGGAGTCCAATGTCCACGCGCGGACCTGGGTGGAGATCACCCGGCCGTACCCGGACACGGGTGATGCCATCCAGATGCTGGTCTCCTCTCTCAAGGAGTTCGGCCTGGCGAACAAGTACATCGGCTACGAGCGCAACAGCTACTTCTTCCCGGCCTACCAGCAGGATGCGCTGCACACCACGCTGACCGGGGCGAAGCTCTTGGACTGCTTCGGCATCGTCGAGTGTGGTCGCCGGACCAAGTCCAAGCACGAGTTCGAGATCATGCGCCGCGCGGCCATCGCCACCGAAGCGGGCATGAAGGCGGGCCTCGAGGCCTGCAAGGCCGGCGTGACCGAGAACGAGATCGGCGCGGAGATCAGTGCCGGCATGTTCCGCGCCGGCGGTGAACCCCCGGCGGTGATGCCCTACGTGACCTCCGGGCCGCGCACCATGATCGGCCACGCCACCTGGGAGGGCCGCGTGGTCAAGCCGGGCGAGCACGTCTTCCTCGAGGTCGCCGGCTGCTACCGCCGCTATCACACCGCGATGATGCGCACTGCCGTGCTCGGCGAGCCCACCGAGCTGATGTGGAAGGCGCAGGAGCGGATGAAGGAGGCGCTCGAACGGGTCAAGGCGCTGATCCGCCCGGGAGTCACCGTCTCGGATGCAGACAACCTGGTCCGCTCGATCATGACGGTCGACGATGCCCACGGGAAGCTGATCACCCGCTCGGGCTATTCCATCGGCATCGCCTTCCCGCCCAGCTGGGACGAGGGCTACATCCTCAGCCTGATGCACGGTGACAAGACCATCCTGCGCGAGGGCATGACCTTCCACATCATCCCCTGGGCCTGGGGCGTGGACGGTGACAAGACCTGCGGCATCTCCGACACCATCTACATCACCAAGGATGGCTGCGAGTCGTTCTTCGACATGCCGCAGGACTTCACCGTCAAGCGCGAAGAGGCCAAGCGCGAGATCCCCGACGAGCCGAAGATCGAACTGCTCAACGCGGATGCCGGCAGCAAGAAGGCGAAGCCCGAGTCCGATTCGAAGACCAAGCCGGAGCAGAAGCACTCCAAGGAGACCCGCGCCTCATGA
- a CDS encoding aspartate aminotransferase family protein: MHMQAFEQWESEIRAYCRAAPTVFHSASNARQTDEQGRSYIDFYAGAGVLNFGHNDPKMKDAIIDYIQNDGVAHSLDMYTSAKRAFITKFVDTILKPRDMDYRLQFVGPTGTNAVEAALKLARRVTGREQVVSFHHAFHGMTLGALAATTNAHFRNAAGVPLNNVVHQAFGCETPCPNCQLGCGMASLERMRDLYDDPSSGLPKPAAFLVETIQAEGGVRVASEEWLKGVQDLAHDLGALFIVDDIQVGCGRTGPYFSFEEMDLDPDIVTLAKGIGGFGTPMAMNLNKPEHDKHWAPGEHTGTFRGQDLSFIAGTVALGYFDDPAFMDETRRKGEVIKKRLEKIAEKYPRFAVRGRGMMQAIDFIDGDLSKRIARECFDRGLLAAVCGSRGQVIKLIPPLTIPDDDLAEGLDLFEQAVDAQVEG; this comes from the coding sequence ATGCACATGCAGGCGTTCGAGCAGTGGGAATCCGAAATCCGCGCGTACTGCCGCGCGGCGCCCACGGTCTTCCATTCGGCGAGCAATGCCCGCCAGACCGACGAGCAGGGCCGTAGTTACATCGATTTCTACGCCGGCGCCGGGGTGCTCAATTTCGGGCACAACGACCCGAAGATGAAGGACGCCATCATCGACTACATCCAGAACGATGGCGTCGCCCACAGCCTGGACATGTACACCAGCGCCAAGCGGGCCTTCATCACCAAGTTCGTCGATACCATCCTCAAGCCGCGCGACATGGACTATCGGCTGCAGTTCGTCGGCCCGACCGGCACGAATGCCGTCGAGGCCGCGCTCAAGCTGGCCCGTCGCGTCACCGGCCGCGAGCAGGTGGTTTCCTTCCACCATGCCTTCCACGGCATGACGCTCGGTGCGCTGGCCGCGACCACCAACGCCCACTTCCGCAACGCCGCCGGCGTGCCGCTGAACAACGTCGTCCACCAGGCCTTCGGCTGCGAGACCCCCTGCCCGAACTGCCAGCTCGGCTGCGGCATGGCCTCGCTCGAACGCATGCGCGATCTGTACGACGACCCGTCCTCGGGGCTGCCCAAGCCCGCGGCGTTCCTGGTCGAGACCATTCAGGCCGAGGGTGGCGTGCGCGTCGCCTCGGAGGAGTGGCTCAAGGGCGTCCAGGATCTCGCCCATGATCTCGGCGCGCTGTTTATCGTCGACGACATCCAGGTCGGCTGTGGCCGGACCGGTCCGTACTTCTCCTTCGAGGAGATGGACCTCGACCCGGACATCGTCACGCTGGCCAAGGGTATCGGCGGCTTCGGCACGCCGATGGCGATGAACCTCAACAAGCCCGAGCACGACAAGCACTGGGCGCCGGGCGAGCACACCGGCACCTTCCGCGGCCAGGACCTGTCGTTCATCGCCGGCACCGTGGCGCTGGGTTACTTCGACGACCCGGCGTTCATGGACGAGACCCGCCGCAAGGGCGAGGTGATCAAGAAGCGCCTGGAGAAGATCGCCGAGAAGTACCCGCGCTTCGCCGTGCGCGGCCGCGGCATGATGCAGGCGATCGACTTCATCGACGGCGATCTATCCAAGCGCATCGCGCGCGAATGTTTCGACCGTGGCCTGCTGGCGGCGGTCTGCGGGTCGCGCGGCCAGGTGATCAAGTTGATCCCGCCGCTGACCATTCCCGATGACGACCTTGCCGAGGGGCTCGACCTGTTCGAGCAGGCCGTCGATGCACAGGTGGAGGGCTGA
- the doeB2 gene encoding N(2)-acetyl-L-2,4-diaminobutanoate deacetylase DoeB2 produces the protein MLSIWNDIADQATAFRRRLHQSPELTWQEHATAGTIRTELDHLGIPWRACAGTGTVAHLAPEATGRHIALRADIDALPIDEISGKDWSSGTPGIMHACGHDGHTATLLAVGRWLKTCEDELPGPVTLLFQPAEEGGHGAREMIADGALKGVDWVFGWHNWPAIPYGKAVCPDGPVMGANGIFEIRLKGSGGHASQPEICRDPVLAGSAVVQSIQQIVSRRIAPQASAVVSVTTFEAGGAITAIPDTARLAGSVRVGSTEERDAVAEHLEQVVRDTAAAYGVEARVTFTPRYHATVNHPEAAAHYRGALARVLGADWRDDALPVPIMASEDFSYYLREVPGAFALIGADDGEGHHWPCHNPRYDFNDRLIDPVGRLFADIVGLPIDAAG, from the coding sequence GTGCTCTCGATCTGGAACGACATCGCCGACCAGGCCACGGCCTTCCGCCGTCGCCTGCACCAGTCCCCGGAGCTGACCTGGCAGGAGCACGCCACGGCCGGCACTATCCGCACGGAACTCGATCACCTCGGCATCCCCTGGCGTGCCTGTGCCGGCACCGGCACGGTTGCCCACCTTGCTCCCGAGGCGACCGGCCGGCACATCGCCCTGCGCGCCGATATCGACGCACTGCCGATCGACGAGATCAGCGGCAAGGACTGGTCCTCCGGCACGCCGGGCATCATGCATGCCTGCGGACACGACGGGCATACCGCCACCCTGCTGGCGGTGGGTCGCTGGCTCAAGACCTGCGAGGACGAGCTTCCCGGTCCGGTGACCCTGCTGTTCCAGCCGGCCGAGGAAGGCGGTCACGGTGCGCGCGAGATGATCGCTGACGGGGCGCTCAAGGGCGTCGACTGGGTCTTCGGCTGGCACAACTGGCCGGCGATCCCGTATGGCAAGGCGGTCTGCCCGGACGGCCCGGTGATGGGTGCGAACGGCATCTTCGAGATCCGGCTCAAGGGCAGCGGCGGGCACGCCAGCCAGCCGGAGATCTGCCGTGATCCGGTGCTGGCCGGCTCGGCCGTGGTGCAGTCGATCCAGCAGATCGTCTCGCGCCGGATCGCGCCTCAGGCGAGCGCGGTGGTCAGCGTGACAACCTTCGAGGCCGGTGGCGCGATTACCGCCATCCCCGACACCGCCCGGCTGGCCGGTTCGGTGCGCGTGGGCAGCACCGAGGAGCGCGACGCCGTCGCCGAGCATCTCGAGCAGGTCGTCCGCGACACGGCTGCCGCTTACGGCGTCGAGGCCCGGGTCACCTTCACTCCCCGCTATCACGCCACCGTCAACCACCCCGAGGCCGCCGCGCACTATCGTGGTGCATTGGCGCGCGTGCTGGGTGCCGATTGGCGCGATGACGCGCTGCCGGTGCCGATCATGGCGTCCGAGGATTTCAGCTACTACCTTCGGGAGGTGCCGGGCGCCTTCGCTCTGATCGGCGCCGACGACGGCGAGGGCCATCACTGGCCCTGTCACAACCCGCGCTATGACTTCAACGACCGGCTGATCGACCCGGTGGGGCGGCTCTTCGCCGACATCGTCGGGCTGCCGATCGACGCCGCGGGCTGA
- a CDS encoding MBL fold metallo-hydrolase, whose product MLFEAFEEKGLSQMSYAIGCQQSNELAIVDPRRDIDFYIDFAAEEGFVIRHVLDTHIHADFASGARELAEATGAKLHLSGYDDNEDYEVAFDHLPMREGDSVQMGNVRLEALHTPGHTPEHLTFLVFDGARSPDVPVVALTGDFLFVGSLGRPDLLGEEATRGMARQAFHSVREKLKDLPDGLEIRPGHGAGSACGGGMAGRTVSTLGYERVANPLLDPDLSEDEFVELLLGNLPPAPDFYPRNKVTNSEGPKPVQGMVDLLPEEIEAFDIDDLKAQMDNGAAIIDIRDRLAFNAAHIKGSLGIEFGDNLSTWAGWVAPPDKPLILVDHDGDDELISDAIRALVRVGQDKVVGFLDGGFDAWLTAGEPFANIPLVDAETAKNDLDHDRRALWDNREQNEWDDGHALGAHHMPAHDVRGGIDGVAKDEPVTLVCGSGMRSTVAASLLLREGYTDIANLMGGMSAWEEAGLPVVAKD is encoded by the coding sequence ATGCTGTTCGAAGCGTTCGAAGAGAAAGGCCTGTCGCAGATGAGCTACGCGATCGGCTGCCAGCAGAGCAATGAGCTGGCGATCGTCGATCCGCGACGCGACATCGACTTCTACATCGATTTCGCTGCCGAGGAAGGCTTCGTGATCCGTCACGTGCTCGATACGCACATCCACGCCGATTTCGCCTCGGGCGCCCGCGAACTGGCCGAGGCCACCGGCGCGAAGCTGCACCTGTCGGGCTATGACGACAACGAGGACTACGAGGTGGCCTTCGACCACCTGCCGATGCGCGAGGGCGACTCGGTGCAGATGGGCAACGTGCGCCTCGAGGCACTGCACACCCCGGGGCACACCCCCGAGCACCTCACCTTCCTGGTCTTTGATGGCGCGCGCTCGCCGGACGTGCCGGTGGTCGCCCTGACCGGCGACTTCCTGTTCGTCGGCAGCCTCGGGCGCCCGGACCTGCTCGGCGAGGAAGCCACCCGCGGCATGGCCCGCCAGGCCTTCCACAGCGTGCGCGAGAAACTCAAGGACCTGCCGGACGGGCTGGAGATCCGCCCGGGTCACGGCGCCGGCTCCGCCTGCGGTGGCGGCATGGCCGGGCGCACCGTCTCGACGCTCGGTTACGAGCGCGTCGCCAACCCGTTGCTCGACCCGGACCTGTCCGAGGACGAGTTCGTCGAGCTGCTGCTGGGCAACCTGCCGCCGGCACCGGACTTCTACCCCCGCAACAAGGTCACCAACTCCGAGGGGCCGAAGCCGGTGCAGGGCATGGTCGATCTGTTGCCCGAGGAGATCGAGGCGTTCGACATCGACGACCTCAAGGCGCAGATGGACAACGGCGCGGCGATCATCGACATCCGTGATCGGCTGGCCTTCAACGCCGCACACATCAAGGGCTCGCTGGGCATCGAGTTCGGCGACAACCTTTCCACCTGGGCCGGCTGGGTCGCCCCGCCGGACAAGCCGCTGATTCTGGTCGACCACGACGGCGACGACGAGCTGATCAGCGATGCCATCCGCGCGCTGGTCCGCGTCGGCCAGGACAAGGTGGTCGGCTTCCTCGACGGCGGCTTCGATGCCTGGCTCACGGCCGGCGAGCCGTTCGCCAACATTCCGCTGGTTGACGCCGAGACGGCCAAGAACGACCTCGACCACGACCGCCGCGCGCTGTGGGATAACCGTGAGCAAAACGAATGGGACGACGGCCATGCCCTCGGCGCCCACCACATGCCCGCGCATGACGTGCGCGGCGGCATCGACGGCGTGGCCAAGGACGAACCGGTCACGCTGGTCTGCGGCTCGGGCATGCGTTCGACCGTCGCGGCAAGCCTCTTGCTGCGCGAAGGCTATACCGACATCGCCAACCTGATGGGTGGCATGAGCGCCTGGGAAGAGGCCGGCCTGCCGGTGGTCGCCAAGGACTGA
- the ssb gene encoding single-stranded DNA-binding protein, producing MASRGVNKAIIIGNLGVDPDVRYLPSGGQVTNIRVATSEQWRDKNTGENRENTEWHRIVFFGKLAEIAGEYLKKGSQVYIEGRLQTRKWQGQDGQDRFTTEIVANEMQMLGGRPGAGGGQGGYGGGQASQGGYGGGGYGGGAAAAGAGAGAGYAGGQSDYGAPPPPPSQDQRPAKSIDDGFGEDDIPF from the coding sequence ATGGCGAGCCGCGGTGTGAACAAGGCAATCATCATCGGCAATCTCGGGGTCGACCCGGACGTCCGCTACCTGCCGTCCGGCGGCCAGGTGACGAACATCCGCGTGGCCACCTCCGAGCAGTGGCGCGACAAGAACACCGGCGAGAACCGCGAGAACACCGAGTGGCACCGCATCGTCTTCTTCGGCAAGCTCGCCGAGATCGCCGGCGAGTACCTGAAGAAGGGCAGCCAGGTCTACATCGAGGGCCGGCTGCAGACCCGCAAGTGGCAGGGTCAGGACGGCCAGGACCGTTTCACCACCGAGATCGTCGCCAACGAGATGCAGATGCTCGGTGGCCGTCCGGGCGCCGGTGGCGGCCAGGGCGGTTACGGCGGCGGCCAGGCCAGCCAGGGTGGCTACGGTGGTGGCGGTTACGGCGGTGGTGCTGCCGCGGCCGGTGCTGGCGCCGGTGCAGGCTATGCTGGCGGCCAGTCCGACTACGGCGCGCCGCCCCCGCCGCCGAGCCAGGACCAGCGCCCGGCCAAGTCGATCGACGACGGCTTCGGCGAGGACGATATTCCGTTCTAA